TTGCAAAACTTGTTGGAATGGATACACCTGAAGGAATAACAAAGTTTGAAGAAGCAATTAAAGTTTTAAAAGAAAAAATTAAAGATTATGATTTTATATACCTTCATTATAAGGAAACAGATAAAAAGGGAGAAGATGGAGATTTTGAAGGTAAAGTTAAGGAAATTGAAAGAGTTGATAAATTTATTCCTGAAATTGTTGATCTTGGATTTGATGTTTTAGCAATTACAGCAGATCACTCAACCCCTGCAATAATGAAAAGCCATTCCTGGCATCCAACACCCCTTCTTATTTATTCGAAAATACAGGAACCTGACCCATGCGAGAAATTTGATGAAAGGGAAGTTTTAAAGGGTTATCTTGGAACAATAAAAGGTTATAAATTAATGCCACTTTTACTTGCCCTATCAGGTAAACTGGAAAAATTCGGTGCCTGAAATTATTTTCCTTTTATCCTCTCAATAGCTTCCTCAAAACTTATTTCACCTTTATAAAGACTATCAAGAATTTCTGATATCTTATTTTTTTCTTCCTTTTCACTTTCAATTCCTATATTTTTCAGGAACTCTTCAAATCTTGTCCTTACAGTGGGATAAGATACACCCATTACTTTTGCGAGTTCCGATAGATTCCCCCTTGTTTTTAAAAATAAAATCAAAAATTCTAAATCACTGGAACTGAGATTAAGTATAGGCGAAAAATAAAAATCTCCCTCTATTTCGGTTTTACATTCAGGACAGTAATATCTTTTTATTTTCAATTCTGAATTACATACAGGACACCTTGTAAGTATATTTTTCTTCATAAATCTTCAATTTCCTTTTTTGCTTCATCAACATTTATTTCTCCCTTTTCCAATCTTTCAAGAATTTCTAAAACTTTTCTTCTTTTTGACTTTTTTATTCTATTTCTTTTTCTAAGAGAGGAAATTATCATATAAATTCCCACAAAAACTATTATAAGAGGCCAATCCCTTGACCATTTAAAAAAAGATAAATAACCAAGATTTAAAAACCATATTAAAAATCCTATGAAAATCAGTATAAAAGCACTTTTCATAATTTTTTCCCTCCTATTCAATCCATATTTTTACAACATCCCCATCTTCAGTTTTTACATTTAAAATTTCACCTTCTGAATCAATATTAATTGAAGAAAGAATCTCCTCAAGATCAATATCCTTTTCCTTTAAATCCTCTATTTTATCCCTTGGTATAAATTTAAGACCAAATTTTAAAAGGGATACAGGAATCTTTAAATTCACTTCATCACCCTCTTCATC
This DNA window, taken from candidate division WOR-3 bacterium, encodes the following:
- a CDS encoding DUF5668 domain-containing protein, which produces MKSAFILIFIGFLIWFLNLGYLSFFKWSRDWPLIIVFVGIYMIISSLRKRNRIKKSKRRKVLEILERLEKGEINVDEAKKEIEDL
- a CDS encoding DUF2089 domain-containing protein yields the protein MKKNILTRCPVCNSELKIKRYYCPECKTEIEGDFYFSPILNLSSSDLEFLILFLKTRGNLSELAKVMGVSYPTVRTRFEEFLKNIGIESEKEEKNKISEILDSLYKGEISFEEAIERIKGK